The Kluyvera intermedia genome window below encodes:
- the can gene encoding carbonate dehydratase has translation MNDIDTLISNNALWSKMLIEEDPGFFEKLSQAQKPRFLWIGCSDSRVPAERLTGLEPGELFVHRNVANLVIHTDLNCLSVVQYAVDVLEVEHIIICGHYGCGGVQAAIENPELGLIDNWLLHIRDIWFKHSSLLGEMPPERRLDTLCELNVMEQVYNLGHSTIMQSAWKRGQKVMIHGWAYGIHDGLLRDLDVTATSRETLEQRYRHGISNLKLKHINHK, from the coding sequence ATGAACGACATAGATACACTCATCAGCAACAATGCACTATGGTCAAAGATGCTGATAGAAGAGGATCCCGGATTTTTTGAGAAACTGTCGCAAGCGCAAAAGCCGCGCTTTTTATGGATTGGGTGCTCAGACAGTCGCGTACCCGCCGAACGTCTGACCGGGCTCGAGCCAGGCGAACTGTTTGTTCACCGCAATGTGGCGAACCTTGTCATCCACACCGATCTTAACTGCCTTTCCGTGGTGCAGTATGCCGTTGATGTGCTGGAAGTTGAACACATTATTATCTGCGGGCACTACGGCTGCGGTGGCGTTCAAGCGGCAATCGAAAACCCGGAACTGGGTTTAATCGACAACTGGCTGCTGCACATCCGCGATATCTGGTTCAAACATAGCTCATTGCTGGGCGAGATGCCGCCGGAACGTCGTCTTGATACGCTTTGCGAGCTGAACGTAATGGAACAGGTGTATAACCTGGGACACTCCACCATCATGCAATCAGCATGGAAGCGTGGTCAGAAAGTGATGATTCACGGATGGGCTTATGGGATTCATGACGGCCTGCTGCGCGATCTTGACGTAACAGCCACCAGCCGCGAAACCCTGGAGCAGCGTTACCGCCACGGGATTTCCAATCTCAAGCTCAAGCACATCAACCATAAATAA
- the hpt gene encoding hypoxanthine phosphoribosyltransferase translates to MKHTVEVMIPEAEIKARIAELGHLINERYKDSGSEMVLVGLLRGSFMFMADLCREVQVPHEVDFMTASSYGSGMSTTRDVKILKDLDEDIRGKDVLIVEDIIDSGNTLSKVREILRLREPKSLAICTLLDKPTRREVEVPVEFVGFAIPDEFVVGYGIDYAQRYRHLPYVGKVVMLDE, encoded by the coding sequence ATGAAACATACTGTTGAAGTGATGATCCCGGAAGCGGAGATCAAAGCGCGTATCGCCGAATTAGGTCATCTGATTAACGAGCGCTATAAAGATAGCGGCAGCGAAATGGTGCTGGTGGGTCTTCTGCGTGGCTCGTTCATGTTCATGGCTGACCTGTGCCGTGAAGTGCAGGTTCCGCACGAAGTCGATTTTATGACGGCCTCCAGCTATGGCAGCGGTATGTCTACCACTCGCGATGTGAAAATCCTCAAAGATCTCGACGAAGATATTCGTGGCAAAGACGTGCTTATCGTTGAAGACATTATCGACTCAGGTAACACCCTGTCGAAAGTGCGCGAGATTCTGCGCTTGCGTGAACCAAAGTCACTGGCGATTTGTACTCTGCTGGATAAACCGACCCGCCGCGAAGTTGAAGTGCCGGTTGAGTTTGTCGGCTTTGCCATCCCGGATGAGTTCGTGGTCGGTTATGGTATCGACTACGCTCAGCGTTATCGTCATCTGCCGTATGTGGGCAAAGTGGTGATGCTGGACGAGTAA
- a CDS encoding ABC transporter ATP-binding protein: MTIALELEQLTKTYPGGLQALRGIDLKVEAGDFYALLGPNGAGKSTTIGIISSLVNKTSGRVSVFGYDLQKDVVNAKRQLGLVPQEFNFNPFETVQQIVVNQAGYYGVEHKDAVIRSEKYLKQLDLWEKRNERARMLSGGMKRRLMIARALMHEPKLLILDEPTAGVDIELRRSMWGFLKDLNDKGTTIILTTHYLEEAEMLCRNIGIIQRGELVENTSMKNLLSKLKSETFILDLAPKSPLPKLEGYQYSLVDTSTLEVEVLREQGINSVFAQLSAQGVQVLSMRNKANRLEELFVSLVHEKQGDRA, translated from the coding sequence ATGACCATTGCACTGGAATTAGAGCAACTGACGAAGACCTATCCTGGCGGCTTACAGGCGCTGCGTGGGATAGATTTAAAAGTCGAAGCCGGTGATTTTTACGCGCTTCTGGGGCCGAACGGCGCAGGTAAATCAACGACCATCGGCATTATCAGTTCGCTGGTGAATAAAACTTCCGGGCGCGTCAGCGTCTTTGGCTACGACCTGCAAAAGGACGTGGTGAATGCCAAACGCCAGCTGGGACTGGTGCCGCAGGAATTTAACTTCAACCCATTTGAAACCGTGCAGCAAATCGTGGTGAACCAGGCGGGTTACTACGGCGTAGAGCACAAAGATGCGGTTATCCGCAGCGAAAAATACCTCAAGCAGCTTGATTTGTGGGAAAAACGCAACGAACGCGCGCGGATGCTCTCCGGCGGGATGAAGCGTCGCCTGATGATTGCCCGTGCGCTAATGCATGAGCCAAAACTGCTGATCCTGGATGAACCTACGGCGGGCGTGGATATCGAGTTGCGCCGTTCCATGTGGGGATTCCTCAAAGATCTCAATGACAAAGGCACCACCATTATTCTCACCACCCACTATCTGGAAGAGGCAGAAATGCTGTGCCGTAATATCGGCATTATCCAGCGCGGCGAACTGGTGGAAAACACCTCGATGAAGAATCTGCTCTCCAAGCTGAAATCAGAGACCTTTATTCTCGACCTTGCGCCAAAAAGCCCGCTGCCGAAGCTTGAAGGCTACCAGTACAGCCTGGTGGATACTTCAACGCTGGAAGTTGAAGTGCTGCGTGAGCAGGGGATTAACAGCGTCTTTGCGCAGTTGAGCGCACAGGGCGTTCAGGTGTTGAGTATGCGTAACAAAGCCAACCGACTCGAAGAACTGTTCGTATCGCTGGTTCATGAAAAACAAGGAGATCGCGCATGA
- a CDS encoding ABC transporter permease → MMHLYWVALKSIWAKEIHRFMRIWIQTLVPPVITMTLYFIIFGNLIGSRIGEMHGFTYMQFIVPGLIMMAVITNAYANVASSFFSAKFQRNIEELLVAPVPTHVIIAGFVGGGVARGLCVGVLVTAISLFFVPFQVHSWVFVALTLVLTAILFSLAGLLNAVFAKTFDDISLIPTFVLTPLTYLGGVFYSLTLLPPFWQALSHLNPIVYMISGFRYGFLGINDVPLVTTVGVLVVFIVAFYLLCWYLIQRGRGLRS, encoded by the coding sequence ATGATGCACCTTTATTGGGTCGCGCTGAAAAGCATCTGGGCGAAAGAGATCCACCGCTTTATGCGTATCTGGATCCAGACGCTGGTGCCGCCCGTCATCACCATGACGCTCTATTTTATTATTTTTGGTAATCTGATTGGTTCACGGATTGGTGAAATGCATGGTTTTACCTACATGCAGTTTATCGTGCCGGGCCTTATCATGATGGCGGTGATCACTAACGCCTACGCCAATGTGGCGTCGTCGTTCTTTAGTGCCAAGTTCCAGCGCAACATTGAAGAACTGCTGGTGGCGCCGGTGCCGACGCATGTGATTATCGCCGGTTTTGTCGGCGGTGGTGTTGCGCGAGGATTGTGCGTGGGGGTTCTGGTCACGGCGATTTCGCTGTTCTTCGTGCCATTCCAGGTTCACTCATGGGTGTTTGTTGCCCTGACGCTGGTGCTGACGGCCATTTTGTTCTCACTGGCGGGGTTACTCAACGCAGTGTTTGCCAAAACGTTTGATGACATCAGCCTGATTCCGACCTTCGTGCTGACGCCGCTGACCTATCTGGGCGGGGTGTTCTACTCGCTGACGCTGCTGCCGCCATTCTGGCAGGCGCTGTCGCACTTAAACCCAATCGTCTACATGATTAGCGGTTTCCGCTACGGTTTCCTTGGTATTAACGATGTGCCGCTGGTGACAACCGTTGGTGTGCTGGTGGTATTCATCGTGGCGTTCTACCTGTTGTGTTGGTATCTGATCCAACGTGGACGCGGTCTGCGTAGCTAA
- a CDS encoding glucose/quinate/shikimate family membrane-bound PQQ-dependent dehydrogenase encodes MAETKYQQSRLLVRLTALFAAFCGLYLLIGGIWLVAIGGSWYYPIAGVVMLGITAMLWRAKRSALWLYAALLLVTMIWGVWEVGFDFWALTPRSDVLVIFGVWLILPFVWRRLVVPSSGAVSALLVVLLISAGILTWAGFNDPQEVNGTLSADATPAEPISPVADQDWPAYGRNQEGQRFSPLKQINAENVHKLKEAWVFRTGDLKQPNDPGEITNEVTPIKIGNMLYLCTAHQRVFALDAATGKEKWHFDPQLGTDPSFQHVTCRGVSYHEATTDNASPDVVADCPRRIILPVNDGRLFALNADTGKPCESFANKGILNLQTNMPVTTPGMYEPTSPPIVTDKVIVIAGAVTDNFSTREPSGVIRGFDINSGKLLWAFDPGAKDPNVIPGDEHHYSLNSPNSWAPAAYDKKLDLVYLPMGVTTPDIWGGNRTPEQERYASSIVALNATTGKLVWSYQTVHHDLWDMDMPSQPTLADITVNGKTVPVVYAPAKTGNIFVLDRRNGELVVPAPEKPVPQGAAKGDYVSKTQPFSDLSFRPKKDLTGADMWGATMFDQLVCRVMFHQMRYEGIFTPPSEQGTLVFPGNLGMFEWGGISVDPNRQVAIANPMALPFVSKLIPRGPGNPMEPPKDAKSSGTESGIQPQYGVPFGVTLNAFLSPFGLPCKQPAWGYISALDLKTNQVVWKKRLGTPQDSLPFPMPVQLPFNLGMPMLGGPISTAGNVLFIAGTADNYLRAFNMSNGEKLWQGRLPAGGQATPMTYEVDGKQYVVISAGGHGSFGTKMGDYIVAYALPDDAK; translated from the coding sequence ATGGCAGAAACAAAATATCAACAATCACGGTTACTCGTGAGGCTAACAGCCCTCTTTGCCGCATTCTGCGGGCTGTATCTGTTAATCGGCGGTATCTGGCTGGTCGCTATCGGCGGCTCCTGGTACTACCCTATCGCCGGCGTGGTGATGTTGGGTATTACCGCAATGTTATGGCGTGCGAAGCGCTCGGCGCTGTGGTTGTACGCCGCGCTGCTGCTCGTCACCATGATTTGGGGCGTCTGGGAGGTCGGCTTCGATTTCTGGGCGTTGACCCCGCGCAGCGACGTACTGGTCATCTTCGGCGTATGGCTGATTTTGCCGTTCGTCTGGCGTCGACTGGTCGTTCCTTCCAGTGGTGCCGTTTCCGCTCTCCTCGTCGTGCTGTTGATCAGTGCCGGTATCCTCACCTGGGCGGGCTTTAACGACCCGCAAGAGGTTAACGGCACGCTGAGCGCTGACGCCACGCCTGCCGAACCTATCTCACCGGTTGCCGACCAGGATTGGCCAGCCTACGGACGTAATCAGGAAGGTCAGCGTTTCTCGCCGCTCAAGCAGATTAACGCCGAGAACGTGCACAAGCTGAAGGAAGCGTGGGTATTCCGCACCGGCGATCTGAAGCAGCCAAACGATCCGGGTGAAATTACCAACGAGGTCACGCCGATTAAAATCGGTAACATGCTCTACCTGTGTACCGCTCACCAGCGCGTGTTCGCGCTCGACGCGGCCACCGGTAAAGAGAAGTGGCACTTTGACCCACAACTGGGTACCGACCCGAGCTTCCAGCACGTGACCTGTCGCGGCGTGTCTTACCATGAAGCCACCACCGACAATGCGTCACCTGACGTGGTTGCCGATTGTCCGCGCCGCATTATTCTGCCGGTCAACGACGGTCGCTTGTTTGCGCTGAATGCTGATACCGGTAAGCCGTGTGAGTCCTTTGCCAACAAAGGTATTCTCAATCTGCAAACCAATATGCCGGTCACCACGCCTGGCATGTATGAACCGACTTCACCACCTATCGTCACCGATAAAGTGATTGTGATTGCCGGGGCGGTCACCGATAACTTCTCTACTCGTGAGCCGTCTGGCGTTATCCGTGGCTTCGACATCAACAGCGGTAAGCTGCTGTGGGCGTTCGATCCGGGTGCTAAAGATCCGAATGTTATCCCGGGTGATGAGCATCATTACTCCCTGAACTCGCCGAACTCCTGGGCACCTGCTGCCTATGATAAGAAGCTGGATCTGGTTTACCTGCCGATGGGCGTGACCACGCCGGATATCTGGGGTGGTAACCGTACGCCGGAGCAGGAACGCTACGCCAGTTCGATTGTGGCGCTGAATGCGACGACCGGTAAACTGGTGTGGAGCTATCAGACCGTTCACCACGATCTGTGGGATATGGACATGCCGTCACAGCCGACGCTGGCGGATATCACCGTCAACGGTAAAACCGTTCCGGTGGTTTATGCTCCAGCAAAAACCGGCAACATCTTCGTGCTGGATCGTCGTAACGGCGAACTGGTGGTTCCGGCTCCGGAAAAACCGGTTCCACAGGGTGCGGCAAAAGGCGATTACGTCAGCAAAACCCAGCCATTCTCTGATTTGAGTTTCCGTCCGAAGAAAGATCTGACCGGCGCGGATATGTGGGGCGCCACCATGTTTGACCAACTGGTGTGCCGCGTGATGTTCCACCAGATGCGCTATGAAGGCATCTTCACCCCACCGTCTGAGCAAGGCACACTGGTATTCCCGGGTAACCTGGGGATGTTTGAATGGGGCGGTATCTCTGTCGATCCGAACCGTCAGGTAGCAATTGCCAACCCAATGGCGCTGCCGTTTGTGTCAAAACTGATCCCACGTGGCCCGGGTAACCCGATGGAGCCGCCGAAAGATGCGAAATCCAGCGGTACCGAGTCTGGTATTCAGCCACAGTATGGCGTGCCGTTTGGCGTCACGCTAAACGCATTCCTGTCGCCGTTTGGCCTGCCGTGTAAACAGCCAGCCTGGGGTTACATTTCTGCGTTGGATCTGAAAACCAATCAGGTTGTGTGGAAAAAACGTCTGGGTACGCCGCAGGATAGTCTGCCCTTCCCAATGCCGGTTCAGCTGCCGTTTAATCTGGGTATGCCGATGCTGGGCGGCCCAATTTCCACAGCCGGTAACGTCCTGTTCATCGCGGGTACCGCAGATAACTATCTGCGTGCGTTCAACATGAGCAACGGCGAGAAACTGTGGCAGGGACGTCTGCCAGCGGGCGGTCAGGCGACACCAATGACCTATGAAGTGGATGGCAAGCAGTACGTGGTCATCTCCGCAGGCGGTCACGGCTCGTTTGGCACCAAGATGGGCGATTATATCGTGGCTTACGCTTTACCTGACGACGCGAAGTAA